The DNA sequence ATGTGGGTGATATTTACCTAAAACATCCCCAACAATTCTTGCAGATTTTAAGTATTTTCTATTAGAAAAAACCCCTAATCCATACATACCATAAAGCACTCTTCTATGAACGGGTTTCAAGCCATCTCTTACATCAGGTAACGCTCTGGAAACGATAACCGACATCGAATAATCGATATAAGATGACTTCATTTCATCAACAATGTTGATAGGAATTAGTCTTTCTCCTTCTTTTTGCATAAACAAATTTTATTATAATGATAGTCAGACTTTTAGCTGTGAGTCCGAAAATTATTTATTTTGGTTTTTTATTAACGGGCTAATTTACGAAATTTTTACCGATTTTTGTGGTAGAATTTATCCACAAAATCTTAAAAATTCTTAAAATATGAGCGTATTAAGTATAACTTTCCACTGCACAAAAAACAATCTTGAAGAATGGGAAAATTATATGGAGGAGACTTTGGTTTTAATGACTGAAAACCTAATGGATGTCAACAAATATATTCTTTCTGAAGTGCACACCGACTATATTGACGAAGGTAAAAATTACAATCTCTTACTGATCTTTGATAATGATGATCTTCGGACAGACTTTATTGAAAGTGAACTTCTAAATATTACCGAGAGAGTAGAAAAACAGTTTGGGCAGGAAGTTATGATTTTCAACACATTTTTGAATCCAAAAAAGTCCAGATTATAATAAAATAAAAACGCCCTGAGATGCCAGGGCGTTTTTGGTTTATTATGAGATTTTAATCTCTGTGATGTTTCTTATGTTCTTTATGCCTCCCTCTTCCCCTGTCATCATATTCATAATAGTACACTCTCTTCTTAACCTGGCCTGGCGCATAATATCTGGCGCTTCCACCATAGACTTTTTTAGCTTGTCCCGGAGGTAATCTCCTCCCTCTGTGACCATGATATTCCTGAACCGTACAGCTTGTCAGCATCACAATTACAGAAGTCAAAGCCAATGTTTTAATCAACCCTTTCATATTTTCATTGTTTCGAATTTCGATATGAATATAAACAAGGTTGATGCCAACAATTAGATAAAAATGTAAAACTGTAAAATTGCAAAATAGGAAATCATTAATCTACACATATATAACAGTTTTACAGATCCGCAATTTTACGATTTAACAAAAGCTTCAACTATTAACTAGTCAAACCCAACTGTTTCACTTCTCTTTTCAAGCATCACCAGATCCTTCCATTCTCCGTTCAGTTTTCCTACTTTTTTACGGACACCTACCGTTCTGAATCCATTTTTCTGATGAAATTTGATAGATGCTTCATTTTCGGGAAATATATTAGACTGCAGAGTCCAGAATCCATGGTATTCGCTATCTAAAATCATCTTTTTAAGTAAAACCGAGCCTAAACCCTTTCCCTGATAATTAGAATCAAAATAGATACTTACCTCAGCGACTCCCTTAAAACATTCCCTTTTGCTTACCGGCTTCAAAGCAGCCCAGCCCACTACCTCATTATCTTCATTTTCCAATATCCACCTGCAATCGTTAAAAAATTCGGTATTCCACACCTCCCTATTCGGAGCCTCTGTTTCAAAAGTTGCAATTCCACCATCAATTCCCTGCTGAAATATTTCTAACACACGCACTTCATCACCCGGAAGCATTTCTCTGATCTCGTAGTTCATTTTATTTATTGATATTTTCTTTTATTCTTTCTTTTTATTCTTGAATAGTGAGTTTGTTTCGTTTGATTATCTTCTGAAACCACACTGATATTTCCATCAACCTCCAGAATAGATAACTTTACATTTTCTATCTTTTCAACTCCATGTTCCCTGATTGCTTCCTCCAGTTCATCCTTGGTAATTTTAACCTTATTAAGGGCTTTTTCATCCACTTTTCCATCTCTTATTAAAATTACAGGATCTTCTTCCATAAATGTTTCGAATGAACGGTTTGAAAACATTAATCTTTTTACTATAAAGTTAGCAGCAAAAAGGACCAATGCCGCAATAAGACCTCCCTGTAATGAAGTATCAGGACCTACCATTGCATTCTGTACTGCATTAGAAATAAGAAGCAGTAAAACCACATCTCCTGCATTAAGCTGAGAAAGCTGATTTTTCCCAAATAAACGAATTGCAATAACCATGAACAGGTAAACGCAGAGTGAGCGGACTACAACATCTAGGATAGAATTCACTGGATTTATTTATATCGACTCAAATGTATAAATTTTTCTGATTCTGTTTATCATTTTTAAAGAGACTGTCAAAATTTTAAAACAGACAAACCTGAATTATTTCACCTTTCTCAATTTATCAATGGCATAAAGTTTGAGACTTCCTTACACATCCAAACACAAATTATGAAACATCTATTTTCTTGCTTATGTATTCTATTAATTTTCAACAGCTGTGTTACAAGCAAGACAACATCTGAAGTTGAAGTTTCCTCAAAAATAGATCAATTATACAAGTATACCAGCTCATCAAATTCGATTTCATCCAAAGAATTGTTTTCTCCAGACCTAAAAAATATACTTGATGAAGCACATAGTATTTCAGTAGCTGATGCGGAAAGAATAAAGAAGAGTGATCACCCGACTGATAAACCGGCAATGGTAGAAAGTTTTATTTTCACAGGTGTACCCGATGCTACAAAACAAAAAGTAACGAAGATAAGTATAACCGGAAATACTGCTGAAGCCATTGTAGAACTTGAAATTGGTGAATACAAAGCCGATGATAAAACATATCCGGCTGTAATTTGGGAGAATACAATTCAGTTAATTAATGATAATGGTTGGAAAATCGATAACATTATTTTCACTGAACGATCTAATCTTAAAGAACAGTTAAGAGCTTTTATTACAGAAACAAAAAAAGGATTGCAGGGAACAGCTCAAAAATAAATATCATTTTTAACTAAAAAGAGCTGCCTCGTCAGGCAGCTCTTTTATTTTACGGACATTGAGCAATTGGAACTTCGCTGCAAACCGTTTGATTTAATCTTTCACAGTATACACAGTACTTTTTTGGCTGTCCACCATATACCGATTTCAATTCCTGCTTGTTAAGTTTCTTTAAATTGTTCATATTGTTTTAATTTTAATGGTTGGTTAAATTTAAAACGAAATACTTATTAATTTATTACAGTTTTCCATAGAAAATTTTCACTATTTACAGTTCAAAAACAAGAACCATAAAGAATCTGCATTATTTTTTTTGAATATTATTATCTGTTATCAATCTCAACAGTTACCGGCATCACATATGTATAAGCTACGATATTCTGATTAAAATTTTTGCGGTTTATTGTCAGGTTGGATAAAACATTTTCAATCTCTTTGCTTACATTTTTACAGTCACCTGTAGAATGGACATTTACTATTTTTCCATTTTCTGTAATATCAAATTTTACCTCTGAATTTACAACGCCTTGTTTATACTCATAATTCAGAAAATCAAAATTATTGATCAGTTCTTTTCTGATTTTACTGAACGTATCATTTTTATTCAATTGAATCTCCTGAATTACGTTAGTATCAGTAGTTTGTGCATTAAGCATATTCATTGATATCAACCCAATGGCAAAAAGCGAAGCAACAAATATTTGAATTTTATTTTTCATAACTATATGGTTTTAAATATTATAATTGAATTATTTTATATTTCTTACTCTAAGTTATTGAAAATAATTTACATTTAATTAATATTCAGTTAACATTAAATTAATATTAGAATGAAAATAACTGACTATCAATTAGTTAAAATTTAAAATTAATTGAAAATTTAATATTGGAATTCAATAAGCGCCTTGTTTTGAGGTAATTCAATACCATAATCAGTATTATTCTATAGGCTTTGAAAAGTCAATATCCTTTTTAAATCTCGGAACGCTGGACTTTTCAACCCAATTTCCATTCCATAGTTTCAATTTCTGAGGGTCTGTTGTTACCACTCTGCTTATCGGGATACATGAAAGTTGCCATTTTTTTGAAGCATTATTATAATATAAATAATTAACGCCATCTATTTCTCCTTTCAAAACATTTCCACCGTAGTTAGCATATCTGATCTCCCCATAAATTTCGTTTTTAAACTGTTTCTTAAATGCATCATACTCTTTTTTGTAACTGTCAGGACTCGGAAAATGCCACACCGTACATTTCGTTTCATTAGTTTTTTTTGTTACAATAAGAGAGCAGCCATTCATCTCTCCGGTCAGGACGTAGTGTGGATCATTAGCTGATGGAGACACCGGTATATCTACATTTCCCACTGTACCCCGGAAATTACTGGCATTAGGGCCTGTCTTATAAGGAAAATAATACGCTTTTCCCAGAGTAATTCCATTTTGGGGCTTAAAATCCGGTTTATATGCTCCTCCAAACGGTAATATGGCATCAAACGGAATGTCGGTAAAGCGTAAAATCATTACCTGCTGTCCGGACGTAAGCTCTTTAACCGGAACAGCTAATGCTTTCTTTGATGCCACGTCAAAATTTAGGGAGATTGGATCAGGATTAACCCAGATTAAATCTTCCGGATCGTTTACAAATTCGTTTTCTTTAGATTGATTCATGGTTGTTTTTTTAAGGTTATTAGTTTTTATTTAAATCACATATTTTTGAAATAAAAATAACAAAAAAAAGAGAATATTTTACTATTCTCTTTAGGTATTAATTAATTTTATAAATAAAAATGTTTATTATTAATTAAAATATAACATTTGAATGTTTAAAATTCCTTTTTCAAAAACTGTCCTGTTAAGCTTTTCTTAGATTTTATAATTTCCTCAGGAGTTCCCTGAGCTACGATTTGTCCACCATGCTTTCCTCCTTCAGGACCCACATCAATAATATGATCAGCTAATTTAATTACATCCATATTGTGTTCAATAATAATGAATGAATTTCCTAGTTCTACCAATTGATTGATTGCATCCATCAAGATCTTTACATCTTCAAAATGCAAACCTGTAGTTGGTTCATCCAGAATATAAAGTGTATTTCCGGTTTGCCTTTTAGCCAGTTCCGTAGCCAGTTTAATACGCTGAGCTTCCCCTCCGGAAAGCGTTGTAGACTGCTGTCCCATTGTGATATATCCTAAACCAACATCTTGTAAGGTCTTTACCCTGCTGAAAATTTTAGGAATAGGTTGAAAGAAATCTACTGCTTCATCAATTGTCATGTCCAATACATCAGAGATAGATTTCCCTTTGTAACGAACTTCAAGGGTTTCCCTGTTGAATCGTTTTCCGTTGCAGGTTTCGCAATGTACATAAACATCCGGCAGGAAGTTCATTTCGATCACTTTCAGTCCTCCACCCTGACATGTTTCACATCTTCCTCCTTTTACATTGAAAGAGAATCTACCTGGCTTGTAACCACGAATCTTACTTTCCGGTAATTCAGCAAAAAGATTCCTGATGTCTGTAAACATACCGGTATACGTTGCCGGATTTGATCTAGGTGTCCTACCAATCGGTGCCTGATCTACATCCACGATTTTATCTATGTTTTCCAGCCCTTCTATTTTCTTATAAGGTAAAGGCTCCTGAACCGCTCTGTAAAAATGCTTATTAAGGATTGGATATAGCGTTCCATTGATTAATGAAGACTTTCCACTTCCGGAGATCCCCGTTACTACCACCAATTTCCCTAAAGGAATATCAAGGGTTACATTTTTAAGGTTATTTCCTGTAGCACCTTTTAAAACTATGCTTTTGCCATTTCCTTTTCTTCTTTCAGCCGGAATTTCAATTTTTCTTTTTCCGTTGATATAGTCTGCTGTTATAGTGTCCGCTTTCAATAAATCCTTTGGTTTTCCCTGCCATAGAATTTCACCACCAAACTTTCCAGCTCTGGGTCCAATATCCAAAACCTCATCAGCCTCAAGGATCATATCTTTATCATGTTCCACAACCAAGACTGAATTTCCGATATCTCTCAGATTTTTAAGTGAATTGATCAGCCTTTCATTATCTCTCTGATGGAGTCCTATACTGGGTTCATCCAGGATATAAAGAACATTCACCAACTGTGATCCAATCTGTGTTGCAAGACGGATTCTTTGGGATTCTCCTCCGGAAAGTGTTTTCGAGCTTCTGCTTAAACTTAAATAATCTAAGCCTACATCTAATAAGAACTGAAGTCTAGTTTCAATTTCTTTTAGAATTTCATAAGCTATGATCTTATTCTTTTCTGAAAATTTATCTTTAACATCATGCAACCAGTCTTTTAAGTCTGATAAACTTAAACCATTGACTTCAGCAATATTTTTACCATCAATTTTAAAACTTAAGCTTGATGGCTGCAGACGGGTTCCATTGCATTCAGGACAGGTTTCTTCCGTAGTGAAATGTCTTTCCAGCAAAACACCTTCATAAGATTCCTTCTCATCAATAATTTCCTCCATAAAAGGAATCAGTCCATCAAAGCTGATCTTTATTTTCTTGGTGATTCCAGCATATTTAAGATCTTTATTAAATTCTTTATGACAGCCATAGTACATATAGTCTAGAGCTTCTGCAGGAATATCTTTCATTGGAGTCGTTAATCCCAGACCAAAGATTTCAAGAATATTTTTGATCTGTGCTAAAATCCATTTGTTAGATTTAATATCTTCCAATGGCAATAACCCTCCCTGATTGATTGATAACTTTGGATTATCCACAAAATAATCCGTATTTATTTTTTTTATAGTTCCCAGCCCCTTACAATCCGGACAGCTCCCCTTTGGAGAATTAAATGAAAAAGTATTCGGTTCCGGTAGTGCTAACGAATGCCCTGTTTCAGCATCCATTAAATTTTTTGAAAAGTACTCAATATCCGTACTTCCCAGTTTTTGAATACCTATAATCCCTTCCCCCATTTCCATTGCAGTCCTCAGCGATTTTTCCATTCTGCCTTCAGAAGCACTCTCTCCAATGATCCACCGGTCGATAACGATATCAATATCATGGGTTTTGTAACGGTCAAGTTTTAGGTCATATTCAATATCCTGCAATTCACCATCAATTCTTGCCTGCCCATATCCTTTCTTTGCCATCTGCACGAAAAGTTCATGATAGTGTCCTTTCCTCGAACGGACAACCGGAGCCATCAGCATAATCTTTTCCCCTTTATAATTCTCTTTAATCGTTTCAAGAATCTGATCTTCTGTATAGCTAACCAATCTCTTTCCTGTAGATATTGAATAGGCATCAGAAACCCTCGCATACAGCAAACGAAGATAATCATAGAGTTCAGTGACAGTTCCTACCGTGGAACGTGGGTTTTTATTCGTAGTCTTCTGCTCGATGGCAATTACTGGTGATAGCCCTTCGATCTTATCTACATCCGGACGTTCTAAACCACCTAAAAACTGACGTGCATAAGCAGAAAAAGTTTCTATATAACGACGCTGCCCTTCTGCAAAAATAGTATCAAAAGCTAATGACGATTTTCCACTACCGGAAAGCCCTGTAATCACCACCAATTCATTACGTGGAATTTTGACATTTATATTTTTAAGATTGTGCTCGCGTGCGCCGTAAATTTCTATATATTCTGTTGATTTACTCATAATTTGGCGTGACTTTACCTGAAAATCACAATGTGCAAAAATACGGAATTTTATGGAATTTTTTATGTTAAAAAATGTTAGATTAATGAACTCCAAAAAACCAATTTTTCTATTTTTTTAAAGTTTAAATTTACATTGCCTTAATAACAACCCATACCATGCAAAGATTACGAGAACATATTGAAGAAATAATACCCGTTAGTGATAAGGAGTTTGAGTATATCAAAACATTTTTCACGGTGAAAAATGTACGCAAAAATCAATTTCTGATTCATGAAAGTGATGAAGTGAAATTTGAATTCTTAGTTTTAGACGGAATCTACAAGGTTTTTTATATTGATGAAAATGGAAAAGAACATATTGTACAGTTTGCAAAAAAGAACTGGTGGATGACCGATTATATAGGATTCTTTAAACAAAAAAATGCAACAATGTTTGTGGAATGTTTAAAAGACGGTGAAGTAGTATGCCTCACACTTGAAGGAAGGGAAAAATTGGCTGCCGAGTTTCATAAAATGGAACATTTTTTCAGAGTAAAACTAACCAATGGATATATAGCTCTACAACAAAGAATCACACTTTTACTGTCCAGTACTCCACAACAGCGGTATGAAGAGTTTTCCAGATTATATCCTGATCTCATCCTCGATATCCCTAAGAAATATGTTGCGGAATATCTTGGAGTAAGCAGAGAAACATTAAGCAGGCTCTATAGCAACAGCAATAAACTTTAAGTGTGATTTCAATCACACTTTTTTTGTGACTTCAATCCTTCTCATTGACTACCCGTTCGTCATACATTTGTTACAGAAATTAAACATGTTTAGAACCAGTAAATATCTTTTAACAAATAATTTAAGTTATGAAACCAAAAATATTAATCATTGTATCCAATGCTAGCTCAATAGGATCAGGAAACAGAAGAACCGGAACTTTTTTATCAGAAGTAGCGCATCCTTATGAAGAATTTTCAAAAGCAGATTATCAGATAGATTTTGCAAGCTTAACAGGCGAAACACCCTATCTGGATGCTTTAAACTTAGCCAATGATCCTGATAATCTAAAATTCCTCACCGGAACCGGATGGTCGGATATGCAAAAAGGAGTTCAATTATCTGATGTAAACAGTGATGAATATGATGCTGTTTTTATTCCAGGAGGCTTAGCTCCCATGGTAGATATGCCAGAAGCTCCCCTTCTTAAGAAGTTGATCGCTGAAGTATATGAAAGAAATGGTGTGATCGGAGCTGTATGTCATGGTCCCGTATCCCTTCTTAATGTAAAATTAAGTGATGGAAGTTATTTGGTACATGGCAAAAATATAACTTCATTTACAACTGAAGAAGAAGATAATTACGCCCGGGAGGATGTTCCTTTTGATCTTCAGATTGCTTTAACTGAACAAGGAGCCATTTTTCATGCAGCTGAGCCTTGGTCTGCTAATAGCCTTGTTGATGAAAACCTTGTCACTGGACAGAATCCGGCCTCTGCAAAAGGTGTTGGTGAAAAAATAGTGGCAATTTTAGAATCTAAAAAAGCATAGTTTAATATTTAAATCCAAAAAATGAGTCAGAAAGAAGTGTATGTATATGCCAAATGGAAAGTAAAAGAAGGAAATTTACCTACTGTATTGAATATTATGAAAGAGGTTGCCCAGAAAAGCTCTCAGGAAGAAGGTAACTTATTTTATAAACTTCATCAGAGCCAGCCAGATGAAAACCTTTTGATTTTATTTGAAGGGTACATCAACGAAGATGCCGTAGAAATACATCGTAATTCCGAATATTTTAAAAAATTAGTTTTGGAGCAGATTGTCCCATTGCTTGACAGTAGAGAGGTTATTCTTATGAATAAAGTTTTATAACATTCCATCTAAAATAAAAATTCCGGAAAACTGATTGTTTTCCGGAACTTTATTTAGTTTTCAAAGAAATCAACATCTTCGTTGCTTATATTTACGATATATTCTATACCGTCGATCGCTTTAGAAATGATTTGATTTCGAAGCATATTGGACATATTCTCCCAATACACTCGTCCGTAAAAAGAATAGTTCTGAGGAATAATTTCAATCTCTACAGTACGCACAAAACCTTCTTTAGGTTTATTGCTGATCATAGTCCCTCTTTTCACTCTCACTTCCTTTAATTCATCTTTAAGGATCATTCTGCAATAATTTTTAACATCCTCCAGGGAAATGATTTTATCCCGTGTTGTCAATGCATATTTATAAGCCTGAATACTGTCTGTTCCTTTTTGCTCTTCTGCACCACCTATAGTCTCTGTAAGAAGAACCATAGACTGTGATTTCAATTGATTTGAAAGTTCCGTTCCCGGACGCATATGGTTGGCTAAAGTACAGTGGGTAATCCAGAAAGAAGCATACGTATGATCAGTTTTTTCAACAGGCTCCATAATAACATAGTTCAGCTCTTGTTTAATACTTCTTTTGGCATTATTTACCTTTTGAACCATTGATTTCATTTTATCAGACATTTCACTCAACACTCCTTTTACATTATCTCTGTTGAGAAGTGAAAAAGCAGCAATTTCATCTCTGGTTAATTCCAGGACATTTGCGATCATATCTACTGCATTTCTGTTGGTAAAACGCTCCATTCCTCCTTTTCTTACCGTATAAAGGCCTTTTTTGAGGTTATCAGTCGGTGTAAAAGGAATTTCGGTATATCTTCTTCCTTCTCCATCCTGAACCTCATCTACATATAAGAAATGCTCTCCTTCATCCGTTACTAAGGGAATATTATTTCCC is a window from the Chryseobacterium sp. T16E-39 genome containing:
- a CDS encoding DUF4286 family protein codes for the protein MSVLSITFHCTKNNLEEWENYMEETLVLMTENLMDVNKYILSEVHTDYIDEGKNYNLLLIFDNDDLRTDFIESELLNITERVEKQFGQEVMIFNTFLNPKKSRL
- a CDS encoding GNAT family N-acetyltransferase — its product is MNYEIREMLPGDEVRVLEIFQQGIDGGIATFETEAPNREVWNTEFFNDCRWILENEDNEVVGWAALKPVSKRECFKGVAEVSIYFDSNYQGKGLGSVLLKKMILDSEYHGFWTLQSNIFPENEASIKFHQKNGFRTVGVRKKVGKLNGEWKDLVMLEKRSETVGFD
- a CDS encoding DUF421 domain-containing protein, with amino-acid sequence MNSILDVVVRSLCVYLFMVIAIRLFGKNQLSQLNAGDVVLLLLISNAVQNAMVGPDTSLQGGLIAALVLFAANFIVKRLMFSNRSFETFMEEDPVILIRDGKVDEKALNKVKITKDELEEAIREHGVEKIENVKLSILEVDGNISVVSEDNQTKQTHYSRIKRKNKRKYQ
- a CDS encoding bacteriocin-like protein; this encodes MNNLKKLNKQELKSVYGGQPKKYCVYCERLNQTVCSEVPIAQCP
- the uvrA gene encoding excinuclease ABC subunit UvrA; its protein translation is MSKSTEYIEIYGAREHNLKNINVKIPRNELVVITGLSGSGKSSLAFDTIFAEGQRRYIETFSAYARQFLGGLERPDVDKIEGLSPVIAIEQKTTNKNPRSTVGTVTELYDYLRLLYARVSDAYSISTGKRLVSYTEDQILETIKENYKGEKIMLMAPVVRSRKGHYHELFVQMAKKGYGQARIDGELQDIEYDLKLDRYKTHDIDIVIDRWIIGESASEGRMEKSLRTAMEMGEGIIGIQKLGSTDIEYFSKNLMDAETGHSLALPEPNTFSFNSPKGSCPDCKGLGTIKKINTDYFVDNPKLSINQGGLLPLEDIKSNKWILAQIKNILEIFGLGLTTPMKDIPAEALDYMYYGCHKEFNKDLKYAGITKKIKISFDGLIPFMEEIIDEKESYEGVLLERHFTTEETCPECNGTRLQPSSLSFKIDGKNIAEVNGLSLSDLKDWLHDVKDKFSEKNKIIAYEILKEIETRLQFLLDVGLDYLSLSRSSKTLSGGESQRIRLATQIGSQLVNVLYILDEPSIGLHQRDNERLINSLKNLRDIGNSVLVVEHDKDMILEADEVLDIGPRAGKFGGEILWQGKPKDLLKADTITADYINGKRKIEIPAERRKGNGKSIVLKGATGNNLKNVTLDIPLGKLVVVTGISGSGKSSLINGTLYPILNKHFYRAVQEPLPYKKIEGLENIDKIVDVDQAPIGRTPRSNPATYTGMFTDIRNLFAELPESKIRGYKPGRFSFNVKGGRCETCQGGGLKVIEMNFLPDVYVHCETCNGKRFNRETLEVRYKGKSISDVLDMTIDEAVDFFQPIPKIFSRVKTLQDVGLGYITMGQQSTTLSGGEAQRIKLATELAKRQTGNTLYILDEPTTGLHFEDVKILMDAINQLVELGNSFIIIEHNMDVIKLADHIIDVGPEGGKHGGQIVAQGTPEEIIKSKKSLTGQFLKKEF
- a CDS encoding Crp/Fnr family transcriptional regulator, giving the protein MQRLREHIEEIIPVSDKEFEYIKTFFTVKNVRKNQFLIHESDEVKFEFLVLDGIYKVFYIDENGKEHIVQFAKKNWWMTDYIGFFKQKNATMFVECLKDGEVVCLTLEGREKLAAEFHKMEHFFRVKLTNGYIALQQRITLLLSSTPQQRYEEFSRLYPDLILDIPKKYVAEYLGVSRETLSRLYSNSNKL
- a CDS encoding type 1 glutamine amidotransferase domain-containing protein → MKPKILIIVSNASSIGSGNRRTGTFLSEVAHPYEEFSKADYQIDFASLTGETPYLDALNLANDPDNLKFLTGTGWSDMQKGVQLSDVNSDEYDAVFIPGGLAPMVDMPEAPLLKKLIAEVYERNGVIGAVCHGPVSLLNVKLSDGSYLVHGKNITSFTTEEEDNYAREDVPFDLQIALTEQGAIFHAAEPWSANSLVDENLVTGQNPASAKGVGEKIVAILESKKA
- a CDS encoding putative quinol monooxygenase, translated to MSQKEVYVYAKWKVKEGNLPTVLNIMKEVAQKSSQEEGNLFYKLHQSQPDENLLILFEGYINEDAVEIHRNSEYFKKLVLEQIVPLLDSREVILMNKVL